A single region of the Epinephelus moara isolate mb chromosome 12, YSFRI_EMoa_1.0, whole genome shotgun sequence genome encodes:
- the knstrn gene encoding small kinetochore-associated protein encodes MSSKIPRGVQLPAETKKMGHKLESRDTAAVHPTANTAQKSDGILKPQKENMQRKNVAPKVHKGISTRYGQQAELKEQNQHLMATNEELQRNLTETQQRVAEMELQFSDLEKENAEVKKDLKNCHMLLVSAKVDPVSGEKVGEAAQQNEDQRREVMSVSTDLLNQLKAFGDTASQQRAQLEEIQTMMTELAKAREHMMQERKDFSLQAAEMEQALKEAEALLL; translated from the exons ATGTCTTCAAAAATCCCAAGAG GTGTTCAGTTACCTGCAGAAACGAAGAAAATGGGTCATAAACTTGAATCCAGAGACACAGCAGCTGTACATCCAACAGCAAATACTGCTCAAAAATCAGATGGTATCCTTAAACCtcagaaagaaaacatgcaacG GAAAAATGTTGCTCCTAAAGTTCACAAAGG GATCTCCACCAGGTATGGACAACAGGCAGAGCTCAAGGAGCAAAATCAGCATCTTATGGCGACCAATGAGGAGCTGCAGAGAaacctcacagagacacag CAAAGAGTAGCTGAGATGGAGCTGCAGTTCAGTGACCTTGAAAAAGAAAACGCAGAGGTAAAGAAAGACCTGAAGAACTGTCACATGCTCCTCGTCTCGGCCAAAGTAGACCCAG TTTCAGGAGAAAAGGTTGGAGAGGCTGCACAACAAAATGAAGATCAAAGAAGAGAAGTTATG AGTGTCTCCACAGATCTGCTGAATCAATTGAAAGCGTTTGGAGATACTGCATCACAGCAACGTGCTCAGCTAGAG GAAATCCAAACAATGATGACAGAACTCGCTAAAGCACGGGAACATATGATGCAGGAGAGGAAGGACTTTTCCCTGCAGGCTGCTGAAATGGAGCAAGCTCTTAAGGAGGCAGAAGCTCTCCTGTTGTAA